The genomic DNA CGCGCCGCGGTTGCCCGCGGTGGATCCGGCTCGGAGACGGGCCGGTCCGGTGTGGCGGACCGGTATCCGGCCGGTCTTCGCGAGCTTCAATACGTCGCCGGGGCTTGCCCCATCGCGCCGCACCCCGACATGGTGCCGCGATGGATGCCTCCCCCGATTTCCCGCGGCAGAGCCGCGTGCCCGTGTTCAACATGCCGGGCATCGTCACCGCGTCGATCGGGCTGCTCCTGGCGATCCAGGCGGTCCGCGAGTTCCTGCTGCCGGACACCTGGGACATCCGCCTGGTCCTGGACCTCGCGCTGGTGCCGGCGCGCTGGACCCTCTGGTTCGATCCCGGCCGGGCCTCCGAGGTGATCCGCGCCGCCGCCGATACGGGCGATCCCGGCCTGGAGGCCGCCCGCGAGGCCTTCGCCCGCTACATCGTGGGCGAGCACGCGCTCCAGCCCTGGACGCTCGTCACCTACGGGCTGCTGCACGGCTCGTGGATGCACGTGATCTTCAACAGCGTCTGGCTCGCGGCCTTCGGAGCCCCGGTGGCGCGCCGCTGCGGCGCCCTGC from Methylobacterium radiotolerans JCM 2831 includes the following:
- a CDS encoding rhomboid family intramembrane serine protease: MDASPDFPRQSRVPVFNMPGIVTASIGLLLAIQAVREFLLPDTWDIRLVLDLALVPARWTLWFDPGRASEVIRAAADTGDPGLEAAREAFARYIVGEHALQPWTLVTYGLLHGSWMHVIFNSVWLAAFGAPVARRCGALRWCVLALAGTAAGGLLHILIDPLSAGPLVGASAGISALMAAAARFVFQPPVSGYGAPAWQVPPPRPAETIPELLRNRTAVSFLVIWLLTNLLFGLVSVPLVGENAAIAWDAHLGGFIAGFFLFPLVDPREPRGH